In Crinalium epipsammum PCC 9333, the genomic window TTGGGGGGGGGCTGTCACGGCGCAGATGTATTTACCAAGAAAGCGATCGCACGTTTGGCAAAAAATCACAAATTACCCTCTTTGGGTAGATTACTTTCCAGATTTAATCCGCTCGGAAGTACTACCCATAACTTCTAGCAGCTACAAACGTCTTTACCAAGTAGCCCAAAAAGCTTTCTTATTTCTGAGTGTGCAAGTAGAAATTTATCTTCATGTGTTTGAGATTGTGCAGCAGCAAATTAGTTTTCGGCTGGAAAAAGGCAGTTTTACCGATTTTTCGGCTGAATTAAAACTACAAGATGCTGGCGCGGGAACTGTGCTGACCTACTCAGTACAGGCAACCCCTACTATTCCAGTTCCATCTATATTTATAGAACAAGCAATGAAACTTGATTTACCAGCCAATATGCGAAAAATGCGTGAATGTATTTGCGCTAGCTAAAAATAAGCTACAGACATTTTCAAAAAACAAACAACCCCTTGTAGGGGCGGGTTACACGCCTAAGTTATGCTGACAAACCATTGATATACATAAACCCGCCCTGACCTCAAGGATGATTTATGTGTAAGTCCTAAAACAATTTTATTAAAATATTAAGTAAGGTAAAGAAAATTAGCATAAATTAGAGACAAATTAAATGGCGATATTTGGATTTGGTAAAAAACTTTCTGTACCTAAACCGGAAGACGCATTACCAGGCAGAGCAGAACCCATACCAGTACCCGCTCATCATTACGTCAACGGCAACCCCCTCAAGCCTCCTTTTCCTGATGGTATGGAAATGGCGATATTTGGCATGGGGTGTTTTTGGGGAGCAGAACGCAAATTTTGGCAGGAAAACGGCGTGTTTAGCACCGCAGTTGGTTATGCAGCAGGATCTACGCCTAATCCCACATATCAAGAAGTATGTAGTGGGTTAACTGGTCACAACGAAGTTGTGTTAGTTGTTTTTGACCCAAAAGTAATCAGTTATGAAGCGCTGTTGAAAGTCTTTTGGGAAAGCCACAATCCCACTCAAGGTATGCGCCAAGGTAATGATACAGGTACTCAGTACCGCTCTGGAATTTATGTTTATTCAGAAGGTCAAAAGCAACTAGCAGAAGCATCACGAGATGCTTATCAGCAAGCTTTGACAGCAAAAGGCTATGGCAATATCACTACAGAAATTCTTGATGCGCCTGAGTTTTACTACGCAGAAGGCTATCATCAACAATATCTCGCTAAAAATCCTGGTGGTTATTGTGGTTTAGGTGGTACAAACGTTGCTTGTCCCATCAGTCCTTTAGCTGTTAAATAATTCTTCTGAAGTAGCAGAAAATTAAAGGATTTAATTTTTGCAATTTGTGTGATTAACCCCTCCCCGTTGACGGGGAGGGGAGTTTTTTTTAACTAAGAGTGATGACGAGGGGCTGTGAGGGCTTCCCAAGCGGCTTTTGCTGCATCAGTTAAGCGATCGCCCAATGTGGAAACTTCCTTAACAATTGACTCCCAGTTTTTCTCTGCTTCCATTTGGATCAGTTTGAAAGAGTATTCAATCCGATCTTTTTCTAGCAAAGGCTGATTTGTTTCAATTGATGTGCGTGCGTGGGTTACAGCTTCCCGTGCTTTAGTTAAAGCATTAAGATAAGCATCCTGGCTAAGATGACCAGCCGATTGTGCTTCTACTTGCGCCCGCTTTTTAATGGCATCAATTAGCGCCATTACTTCACGCTTAAGGTCTTCAGGTTCACCAGCCATCTTATCATCGACTAGATTTCTAGTTTCCTGGCTGATTTCCACAATTGCAGATTCTTTATTAATCCTGGGTTCGTTAGTCATATCGGTTTCTCCTCAAATAAAATTTAATTGCAGTGATTTGAAAAAAAAGTTTGTTGTAGTTTAGTTGTCAAAGCTCAATAGCTATACAAGTAGCTAGAGACAGGTTTTCACAACCCTACATTAAATTAGATGTATATTTTGGTAGCTATTGTTCCAATTTCAGAATGGCTCTCTATCTAAGAGATAACATTTCTTGACAAAATTGCCTTCATTCTATCGACTTAATTATCAAAACCTTTGATAATAAGCGAAACCATGAGTGTGAGCCAAGATTAGGATGCTAGAATCGGATATCCGCAATCCTATTGCCATCAGCTTAGGTGCGATCGCAGGTGCGTTAAGTCGCTATTACATTACACTATGGTTTTCTAAAACCTTTGGTACTGGATTCCCATACGGCACTTTTTTCATTAATTTAACTGGCTGTTGTGCAATGGGCTTTTTCGCCACTCTGGTATTAGAAAAATTTGTCAGTATTCCACCAGAAATCAGATTAATGGTAACAACTGGCTTTTTAGGTGCTTATACTACTTTCTCAACTTATGGGTTAGATACGGTTACGCTGATGCGCGATCGCAATCTACAAATAGCGACTTTTTACTGGCTAGGTAGTGCTGTTATGGGGATAATTAGCGTACAACTAGGTATAACTCTCGCCCGTTTGTGGCGGTTTTATCAATAACTATTCTCTAAACGGAAAACGAGTAATCTGTCATTCATCTATCTAGAGTGAGCCTACCTTGACTGACACTAACATTCTCACCCAGACAAAATCGCGCACTGAAATCCGATTAGAGTTGCGATCGCAACTACAAACCCTACTAGAAGCACAAAACTTGGAAGCAGCTAAAGATTTACTGCAAAGAGTGCAACCAGTAGATATTGCCGAAGCTATTGCAGGTTTACCCCAAACCACACAAGTAATAGCTTTTCGCTTACTACCTAAAAATCAAGCTATAGAAGTATACGAATATTTCGACTCTACTGTACAACATTCACTGATCGCAGAATTTAAAAATCAAGAAGTCCAAGATATTTTCGATCAAATGTCGCCTGACGATCGCACGCGACTATTAGATGAGTTACCAGCTAGAGTTGTTACTCGTTTAATTGAACAACTCAGTACAGAAGAACGTCAAGCTACAGCACAGTTACTAGGCTACCATGCTGGTACTGCTGGCAGAATAATGACCCCTGAGTATATTGCTTTAAAAGATAATTTTACAGTTGCTCAGGCATTAGAACGCATTCGCAGTTTAGCCAAAATTACCGAAATTATCTATTACCTCTATGTTACAGATACAAATCGCTGCTTAAGTGGCATTGTCTCGTTACGGGATTTAGTCACGGCTCAACCAAATCAAACTTTAGGTGAAATTATCACTCGCGACGTAGTTTTTGTAAATACAGATACTGATCAAGAAGAAGTAGCAAAATTAATCCAACGCTATGATTTTTTAGCAGTACCCGTAGTTGATCGCGAACAACGTTTAGTCGGTATTGTCACAGTTGATGATGTGATGGATATTATTGAGCAAGAAACTACAAAAGATATTTACGCTTTGGGGGGTGTACAGTCTGGTGGTGATAGTTATTTTCAAACTAATTTATTTACAGTTGCGCGTAAGCGAGTTGTTTGGCTGTTAATTTTGCTACTTACAAATACTGTAACAGGCTCAATTATTAAATCTCAAGAGGATCTCTTGCAGCAAGTGGTAACATTAGCCGTGTTTATTCCCTTACTTACTGGTACTGGGGGAAATGTAGGCGCACAATCATCAACAGTAGTAATTCGCGGTTTAAATACTGATGAACTGCAAGCTATGGGAGCAACTAAAATTGTTTTGAGAGAAGCGATCGCTGGAGCAATGTTAGGCGTTACACTGGGAACTTTGGCGATGGTATGGGCTTATTGGTTGCAGGGAAATTTGTTTGTTGCTATAGCTGTAGGTGTTAGCTTAGTTGCGATCGCTATTTTAGCTTCTGTTACTGGTTCTGCATTGCCGTTTCTGTTTCGTTCTTTCGGCTTAGACCCAGCTTTAATGTCTGCTCCTTTCATCACCACAGCCGTTGATGTTTTAGGAGTATTAATCTATTTTAACATAGCACGACTGATTTTAAACTTATAAATTATAAAATCAATTATCAATGAACAATAATCAATTACCTGATAACTTTCGCGCTTGGGCTTTAAATAACGAATGATTTTTAGATTTCCCATAATTCCAGGCGCGATGCTAGCATTTAAAAATTGATAATACCTCTTGCGTAACTCAATTTTCAGATAGTTAACCGCAAATGCACACAATATTTACACAGATGTAATAACTAATTATTGCAATAATTAAATTGATTGATCAGCCTTAACCAATACTTCCAATGTTAGAGTTATCTCGTTGGTTACAAATTGCAGAAATTTTATCTATAGCTGCCTCATTAGTCGGGGTATTTGTTGCTACGAAGTTAGGAGACATCCTTTATGCAACCGTGCCAATAGCTATTTCTTTATTACTCAATTCAGTTAATAGATTATATTTAGAGCAACGTAATAAAAAACGAATCAAGGTAGCCATTAGCCGTATAAATCAGGAATTGTCAGCACATCTTCAAACCTTAGAACAAAAAAACTTAGAAACGCGGAATTTAACTTCTCAACAAATCCAAGCAGAAATTTATGCTTTCAAGTCAGAAATGGCACAGCATCTTTCCCAAGATGAAGCTCTTGAACTTGTACCAATATACGATAAAATTCTAGAACAAAAACGATTAATCCAGTTTCTACAAGAACAATCTACCAGCCTGGAAGAATCTTTAAATATTGTAATTGATTACCTTAAAAATTTATCTTTACCATCAAGAGTAGAGTTTTTAGAAAAAACGAGTTCACAACAATCTCAAAAAGTTGCTACTTTCCCTACCCAATTAGCAGAAATTACTGCCCGTCTTGATGCTATCCAAGCACAAACGATTGCACGAGAAGAAGCTTATTTAACAACTAAAATTCCTTCTTTAGGGGATAATAGTGAAGAATTAATCAGTGTAAATCCACAGCAATTAATCTCTTTACAGTCTCAATCATGGAGTTGTAGAAATACAATTTTAGGGCATTCAGACTGGGTTCGTTCTCTAGCAATTAGTTTTGATGGAAAAACTTTAATTAGCGGCAGTTTTGATAAAAATATCAAAATTTGGAATTTATCCACAGGAGAATTAATCAATAGTTTATCTGGGCATACTAAAGCAGTCTTTTGTGTTGCTATTAGCTTAGATGGAAAAATTCTTGCTAGTGGTAGTTGGGATGAGACAATTAAGCTGTGGGAGATGGATAGTGGTAAATTAATTACAACTCTCACAGGTCATAGTGGTTCAGTGCGATCGCTTACAATTAGTCAAGATGGACAAACTTTAATTAGTGGCAGTTTTGACAAAACCATTAAGTTATGGAATTTATCTACAGGAGAATTAATAAATACCATTACTGATAATATAAATCCAATTAGTGCGATCGCACTTACCCCAGACAACCAAATTGCTAGTAGCGGCGAAGACGGCATCATTAGACTATGGGAACTCCAAACTGGTAAATGCAGCAGTATACTTACGGGTAATCTCAGCAGTGTAGAGTCACTGGCAATTAGTCCAGATGCTTACATTGCTTCTGGTAGTGCCAACGGGATGATTAGCCTGTGGCAACTGCCTACAGGCTTATTAATTAACAGTTTTAAGGGACATTTAGGACAGGTAACATCTGGAGTATTCAGCTTTGATGGGCAAACTTATATTAGTGGTAGTTCCGATGGCACAATTAAGATTTGGTATTTGCAAAGTAACGGCAAATTGAAAGAATCGCCTGTACATATTCTGAGCAATCAAAACAGTAATGTAGTAATGTCTTTAGCGGTAAGTGTTGATGGTAAAACTTTGGTTGCAGCCTGTGCAGATGGTAGCATCCAGATTTGGAAATGTGATTAAATCAGGCAAAAGTTACCAAAAGCTTGCTATTGACTTTTAGAGTAGTCACCGTCGATGTCTCTCTATGAGAGCGTTTCACGATGTTTGAGGTTGTCTGAGGAACCCCGTCACCCATGTGGACTGAACGTTAAGCGGGATAAAAGCTTTATCATGGAGAAATGCCCAGTGTAGTCTAAACGGTTTTCTTATTAGAAGTGAAATTAATAAAAAATTAACAAAAAAAACCGTTCTAGTTAATCGCAAGCTTTCTTGATCTTTTTATCTATGCAAAACACAAAACTTTCGATTGTTATTGTTACTTATAAAACTTGCCAATTCTTAAAAAACTTGATTATTTCATTGCAGGAAGATTGTTTAAATCTTGATTTAAACATAGATATTATTGTCGTTGATAATAATTCCGAAGATGGAACTAAAGAAATGCTCAAGGAAAAATTTCCCGATGTCATTTTAATTTCAAATGAGCACAATTATGGGCCAGCTAGAGCCTTTAACATGGGTATACGTCTAGCATTTGAAAATAAAAGTGATTTTGTTATTTTAGCTAATAGCGATATTAAAGTAATTGAAGGCACAGTATCATCAATGGTCAATTACTTAAACTCAAATCCCCATGTAGACGGTGTTTGTGGATCTATTCTTAATCCAGACCTGACTAAACAATTCCAAAGAACTCATATAATTAGCTTTAAAAAACCAGATTTTTCCCAAGCATTTCAAATTGAATGGATTGGCAATTTTTTTAGCATGGTTAGAATAAATTGTTTTGAAAAAATTGGTTTATATGATGAAAATTACTATTTTTACAATGAAGACCTAGATTGGATCGAAAGAGCGAAGAAAGCAAAAATGACTTTTATGTATATTCCGACTGCTCCTGTAATTCATTACGGGGGACAAGGCAAAAAACATAACATTAGTGCTATTTTAATTGATTTTCCCAGAGCAAATATTTATTATTATCGTAAATTTTACAATAATTTAATTTGGTTATTCTACATTGGGATTTTGTTGGAAATAAACTACAAGATTTTATTGATAAAAATTCAAAAGCTAAAGGAGAAAGACCACAAAGAATTAGATGCGGCGCTAGATATTTACTCCAAATCATTAAAATTAATGGGAGAAGAAATTAAAAAGCCGCGTCCATTTATTGGAACTGAACCGAAGTTATAATAATTACGAAGTTTTGCGAGTATTATATTGAGTTTTCCCTCAAGAACTGGTAATACTTGGAAAGGTTAAACTTATTAACTTCAATTAATTACTCAACAATGATGAAAAAAGATGCGCGATTTGATTTCCTGAGATCCCTTTTCTTTTGGAGCATGAAAACTCAAGTTAAATCACGCAGAAGGCAGTTTTTAAAAAGTTTTTTTTTCGGTCTATCAGCTACTTTTTCATTTCGTGTAGCAGCCAACGCCAGGGATTTGCAGAATAGTAAAATTAGATTAACTCAACAAATTGAAGATCATAGTGATACTGTTAAATCTGTCCGTACTAGCAACCCAATCGTTATAGAAAATCAGAAGCAAGGAACAACAGACTGGCAACTGACGAATCCTGCTACTAAGCAGGAAATAGAAGGATACGCATCACTTACCAGTATTAATCGTGGTGGCAAAATTAGCTTATTTGTCAATACAAATGACCCTACCTACACAATTGAAATTTTTCGTATGGGTTGGTATGACGGTACTGGTGGGCGTAGAATCACCGATAAAATCGCACTTTCAGGGATTAAACAACCACCGCCTGTTGAGGATAAAGATAGTGGATTAATTGAATGTGATTGGAAAAACCCCTATATTTTAAATATTCCATATAATTCTAATGATGCCACTGACTGGGCAAGTGGTGTTTATTTAGCAAAACTAACTGCAAGTAAATCTGGTAAGCAAAGTTACATTATTTTTGTAGTACGAGATGATGCCCGTAATTCTGATATCCTGTTTCAACAAAGTGTTACTACTTATCAGGCATATAACAATTGGGGGAATAAATCACTTTATCGTTGGAACAGTCGGCGGATACAAGCATATCAAGTTTCTTTCAATCGTCCATATTCTAAAAGTCCTAACCCTGCTGCTGCTTACGGAGTAGGCGCTGGTGAGTTTTTGACAAATTTTCAACCCACTAGCAGAACTTCCACTGCTGGGTGGGAATATAACATGGTACGCTGGCTAGAAAAATCAGGTTATGATGTCAGCTACGCCACAAATATAGATACTCACGCTAATCATAATTTACTATTGTCTCACAAAGCTTTTTTATCTGTCGGACATGATGAATATTGGTCTTGGCAGATGCGAGAAAATGTGGAAACAGCACTTAAAAACAAAGTTAGTTTAGGTTTTTTCGGTGCTAACACCTGTTTTTGGCAAATTCGTTTAGATCTTAGTCCTATTACCAAAGTACCTTATCGTACTATTATTGCTTATAAAGAAAATGCGGCTCTAGACTATTATCAAGATCATCGTAATACTACTTTATGGCGGCAATCACCTGTGCAACGTCCAGAAGACGCTTTGATTGGCGTGATGTACGATAGTGATCCAGTAGATGATGAAATTGTAATTGACAATGCTCCAGCATGGCTATTGAGTAATACCAGTTTAACTAAGGGTTCTGTTTTGCCAGGGTTACTTGGTTATGAAGTAGATAGAATGTTTGGCAATGCACCAGCAAATACAATTCGAGTTGCACACTCACCTTATCGTTACAAGGGTCGCACTCGCTATGCTGATATGACGGTTTATACTGCTAGTAGTGGTGCAACAGTATTTGCAACAGGATCAATGCAATGGGTTTGGAGTTTAGATGACTACAATGCACCTAAATTACGTTCATCACGCTTAAATCTAGATGCCCAGCAAATGACACATAATGTTTTAGCACGTTTACTTAAGATTGTTTGAAAAGCTTAAAAAATTGGTAAATTGATATTTAATATATCTATTTAAACATGAATATAGAGACGTTGGCGGCAACGTCTTTACACTGGTTTGATGTAATTTTATATCCTAGTTTATTACTTTATAAAAAGTAGATTGTATACGCATCAATTTATAATTCTGATAGTGTATCCGGTCCAACTTCAATACCGCCTTGTTGGATCAGATTTTCTTGATCTGTAATTAAATCCCTAAGTTCGTTAAATGTAACACCCATGCGATCGCACGCTTTTTTCAGTTCAATCTGAAAAGTTCTAATATCTTGACCATAACCGCACAACTCAGCAGCCGTTGTAACTCCTTGCTTGGCGTTAGCTTTAGCACAATCAACTAAGTCTGTATCTTTAAGAGGTATAGGTGAAGCCATATATATTTTTGTAAGAATTATCTATCAGCAGAATAATGGACGTTCTGCTATAGATAATCCCTCTGGAGTTAGAAAATTGTTAATTGTCAACGTTGCCAATATTTATAAACTGCATTAGCAAGGGTGACAACACCAGTAATAATTGCAGATTCATCAACTTGAAACTGGGGATGGTGCAATGGGTAGTTATGTCTGTCAGGATATCCGACACCCAAGCGAAACATCGTCCCTGGCGCGTGTTCTAAATATAGAGAAAAATCTTCTGCACCTAAAGAAGGTTCTGGTAAAATTTGAACGCGATCGCTTCCCCAAGCTTCTCTTGCTGCTCCTTCCACCAACTGCGTCAGTGTGGTATCATTTTGTACCGAAGGCACACCCCGCTCATACTTAACTTCACAGGTAGCGCCGTAGGTGTGACAGACATTTTTAACAATCTGGTCAATCCATTCGGGTAAATTGGCGTGGGTTTCTGGATGTAGCGATCGCACAGTTCCTAACAACTCTACATGATCTGCAATCACATTCGGTGCTCTACCACCCTTGATCGTACCAATAGTTAACACTACCGGACGCAAAGGATTCTGTGTACGACTAATAGCTTGCTGAAGCGTAGTAATTACTTGTGAAGCAATCCAAATTGCATCAATTGCTTCATGGGGACGCGCACCATGCCCAGATTCTCCCATAATTGTAATTTCTAAATGATCTGCCGCCGCCGTCAACGCG contains:
- a CDS encoding WD40 repeat domain-containing protein, with the protein product MLELSRWLQIAEILSIAASLVGVFVATKLGDILYATVPIAISLLLNSVNRLYLEQRNKKRIKVAISRINQELSAHLQTLEQKNLETRNLTSQQIQAEIYAFKSEMAQHLSQDEALELVPIYDKILEQKRLIQFLQEQSTSLEESLNIVIDYLKNLSLPSRVEFLEKTSSQQSQKVATFPTQLAEITARLDAIQAQTIAREEAYLTTKIPSLGDNSEELISVNPQQLISLQSQSWSCRNTILGHSDWVRSLAISFDGKTLISGSFDKNIKIWNLSTGELINSLSGHTKAVFCVAISLDGKILASGSWDETIKLWEMDSGKLITTLTGHSGSVRSLTISQDGQTLISGSFDKTIKLWNLSTGELINTITDNINPISAIALTPDNQIASSGEDGIIRLWELQTGKCSSILTGNLSSVESLAISPDAYIASGSANGMISLWQLPTGLLINSFKGHLGQVTSGVFSFDGQTYISGSSDGTIKIWYLQSNGKLKESPVHILSNQNSNVVMSLAVSVDGKTLVAACADGSIQIWKCD
- a CDS encoding glycosyltransferase family 2 protein; the protein is MQNTKLSIVIVTYKTCQFLKNLIISLQEDCLNLDLNIDIIVVDNNSEDGTKEMLKEKFPDVILISNEHNYGPARAFNMGIRLAFENKSDFVILANSDIKVIEGTVSSMVNYLNSNPHVDGVCGSILNPDLTKQFQRTHIISFKKPDFSQAFQIEWIGNFFSMVRINCFEKIGLYDENYYFYNEDLDWIERAKKAKMTFMYIPTAPVIHYGGQGKKHNISAILIDFPRANIYYYRKFYNNLIWLFYIGILLEINYKILLIKIQKLKEKDHKELDAALDIYSKSLKLMGEEIKKPRPFIGTEPKL
- the msrA gene encoding peptide-methionine (S)-S-oxide reductase MsrA, which translates into the protein MAIFGFGKKLSVPKPEDALPGRAEPIPVPAHHYVNGNPLKPPFPDGMEMAIFGMGCFWGAERKFWQENGVFSTAVGYAAGSTPNPTYQEVCSGLTGHNEVVLVVFDPKVISYEALLKVFWESHNPTQGMRQGNDTGTQYRSGIYVYSEGQKQLAEASRDAYQQALTAKGYGNITTEILDAPEFYYAEGYHQQYLAKNPGGYCGLGGTNVACPISPLAVK
- a CDS encoding SRPBCC family protein is translated as MSISFYSDSLDATEAALFQGEILIKTGMLCTDGSATHSIWGGAVTAQMYLPRKRSHVWQKITNYPLWVDYFPDLIRSEVLPITSSSYKRLYQVAQKAFLFLSVQVEIYLHVFEIVQQQISFRLEKGSFTDFSAELKLQDAGAGTVLTYSVQATPTIPVPSIFIEQAMKLDLPANMRKMRECICAS
- the crcB gene encoding fluoride efflux transporter CrcB; this encodes MLESDIRNPIAISLGAIAGALSRYYITLWFSKTFGTGFPYGTFFINLTGCCAMGFFATLVLEKFVSIPPEIRLMVTTGFLGAYTTFSTYGLDTVTLMRDRNLQIATFYWLGSAVMGIISVQLGITLARLWRFYQ
- a CDS encoding M20 family metallopeptidase codes for the protein MLTRIKEIAEKLAPRLIEIRRHIHSHPELSGQEYQTAAYVAGVLSSCGIHVQESVGKTGVVGELKGDGIDSRLLAIRTDMDALPITERTELDFSSRQPGVMHACGHDVHTTVGLGTAMVLSQLEENLPGNVRFLFQPAEEISLGASWMVADGVMEKVDSILSVHVFPSILAGSVGIRYGALTAAADHLEITIMGESGHGARPHEAIDAIWIASQVITTLQQAISRTQNPLRPVVLTIGTIKGGRAPNVIADHVELLGTVRSLHPETHANLPEWIDQIVKNVCHTYGATCEVKYERGVPSVQNDTTLTQLVEGAAREAWGSDRVQILPEPSLGAEDFSLYLEHAPGTMFRLGVGYPDRHNYPLHHPQFQVDESAIITGVVTLANAVYKYWQR
- a CDS encoding N,N-dimethylformamidase beta subunit family domain-containing protein, translating into MKTQVKSRRRQFLKSFFFGLSATFSFRVAANARDLQNSKIRLTQQIEDHSDTVKSVRTSNPIVIENQKQGTTDWQLTNPATKQEIEGYASLTSINRGGKISLFVNTNDPTYTIEIFRMGWYDGTGGRRITDKIALSGIKQPPPVEDKDSGLIECDWKNPYILNIPYNSNDATDWASGVYLAKLTASKSGKQSYIIFVVRDDARNSDILFQQSVTTYQAYNNWGNKSLYRWNSRRIQAYQVSFNRPYSKSPNPAAAYGVGAGEFLTNFQPTSRTSTAGWEYNMVRWLEKSGYDVSYATNIDTHANHNLLLSHKAFLSVGHDEYWSWQMRENVETALKNKVSLGFFGANTCFWQIRLDLSPITKVPYRTIIAYKENAALDYYQDHRNTTLWRQSPVQRPEDALIGVMYDSDPVDDEIVIDNAPAWLLSNTSLTKGSVLPGLLGYEVDRMFGNAPANTIRVAHSPYRYKGRTRYADMTVYTASSGATVFATGSMQWVWSLDDYNAPKLRSSRLNLDAQQMTHNVLARLLKIV
- the mgtE gene encoding magnesium transporter, translating into MTDTNILTQTKSRTEIRLELRSQLQTLLEAQNLEAAKDLLQRVQPVDIAEAIAGLPQTTQVIAFRLLPKNQAIEVYEYFDSTVQHSLIAEFKNQEVQDIFDQMSPDDRTRLLDELPARVVTRLIEQLSTEERQATAQLLGYHAGTAGRIMTPEYIALKDNFTVAQALERIRSLAKITEIIYYLYVTDTNRCLSGIVSLRDLVTAQPNQTLGEIITRDVVFVNTDTDQEEVAKLIQRYDFLAVPVVDREQRLVGIVTVDDVMDIIEQETTKDIYALGGVQSGGDSYFQTNLFTVARKRVVWLLILLLTNTVTGSIIKSQEDLLQQVVTLAVFIPLLTGTGGNVGAQSSTVVIRGLNTDELQAMGATKIVLREAIAGAMLGVTLGTLAMVWAYWLQGNLFVAIAVGVSLVAIAILASVTGSALPFLFRSFGLDPALMSAPFITTAVDVLGVLIYFNIARLILNL